The following are encoded in a window of Thalassotalea insulae genomic DNA:
- a CDS encoding methyl-accepting chemotaxis protein encodes MQFFSRLKIFHKILAILAVAILSFVVNLVINVSAISKNQQLLKSMQDTAIHLVNLTSENVTAWQRTDEFYTQSVSFGDEDLITAANESLEKIITNLKRVKSLDPSFSLIDKLISQANQYHSIANEISTGFINEEIDFQAAQGKINIKSQLFEQVNEALQKDKTNAASLFNQLVEQTVENSSDSRDLSILVGISLLALMTVLSVVIARSISQSVTSVNDSLRELAEGGGDLTNQLSVESQDELGSVVKHFNIFTQMLRGIVKEVVDVVMPLSQSAEQLAEKVHQVDENVKSQSEVAEVTKQSMIEMQHSVTDIAKSAAEAASAAETGEVEVNQGMSNVQRSLSVSGELTEEITSAASVINQLAQDSQNMNQILDVINGIAEQTNLLALNAAIEAARAGEQGRGFAVVADEVRSLASRTALSTTEIRELLDKLISAAEQSVNSMDLAKGKADNNESISREVDQSLTNIKEQIGLISTMNSQIATATEEQSSVAETVVNNIEEMYNSFSSTTLAVEEIGEVANQLDGNASQIRSATSKFII; translated from the coding sequence ATGCAATTTTTTAGTCGATTAAAGATATTCCATAAAATTCTCGCTATTCTAGCGGTCGCAATTTTAAGTTTTGTTGTTAACTTAGTGATCAATGTCAGCGCAATATCCAAAAACCAACAGTTGTTAAAGTCGATGCAAGATACGGCGATTCATTTGGTTAATCTAACCAGTGAAAATGTAACGGCATGGCAGAGAACCGATGAGTTTTATACACAAAGCGTCTCCTTTGGTGATGAAGATTTGATCACTGCTGCGAATGAATCATTAGAGAAGATTATTACTAATTTGAAACGGGTGAAGTCGCTCGATCCCTCGTTCTCATTAATTGATAAATTAATCAGCCAAGCTAATCAATATCACAGTATTGCGAATGAAATATCAACCGGCTTTATTAATGAAGAGATTGATTTTCAGGCGGCTCAAGGCAAAATAAATATAAAATCACAATTATTTGAGCAGGTGAATGAAGCATTACAAAAGGATAAAACGAATGCAGCCAGTTTGTTTAATCAGTTGGTCGAGCAAACGGTTGAAAACTCGAGTGACTCTCGCGATTTAAGTATTTTAGTTGGTATTTCGTTATTAGCGTTGATGACGGTTTTAAGTGTGGTAATAGCACGCTCTATCAGTCAATCAGTGACTTCAGTAAATGATTCTTTACGAGAATTAGCCGAAGGTGGTGGAGATCTTACCAATCAGCTGTCTGTTGAAAGCCAGGATGAACTCGGAAGTGTGGTTAAACACTTTAATATATTTACACAAATGCTTAGAGGAATAGTTAAGGAAGTGGTCGATGTCGTGATGCCTTTAAGTCAAAGTGCGGAGCAGCTTGCTGAAAAAGTGCATCAAGTTGATGAGAATGTGAAAAGTCAGTCGGAAGTTGCCGAAGTCACTAAGCAGTCGATGATAGAGATGCAGCATAGTGTTACCGATATTGCGAAATCGGCAGCTGAAGCAGCAAGTGCTGCTGAAACAGGTGAAGTTGAAGTAAATCAAGGTATGAGCAACGTACAACGTTCTTTATCGGTTTCTGGTGAGTTGACCGAAGAAATTACCAGTGCTGCGAGTGTGATTAATCAACTGGCGCAAGACTCGCAAAACATGAATCAAATTTTGGATGTGATTAATGGTATTGCAGAACAAACAAACTTATTGGCGTTAAATGCTGCGATAGAAGCGGCAAGGGCAGGCGAACAGGGGCGTGGCTTTGCGGTTGTTGCCGATGAAGTGAGAAGTTTAGCGTCACGCACAGCTTTGTCGACTACTGAAATTAGAGAGCTATTAGATAAGCTGATCTCTGCTGCGGAACAGTCGGTTAACTCAATGGATCTCGCAAAAGGTAAGGCTGACAATAATGAAAGCATTTCAAGGGAAGTTGATCAGTCTTTAACCAACATTAAAGAACAAATTGGCCTTATTAGCACCATGAATAGTCAAATTGCTACAGCAACAGAAGAGCAATCCAGTGTCGCTGAAACTGTAGTGAATAATATTGAAGAAATGTATAACAGTTTTTCATCAACAACTTTAGCGGTTGAGGAAATTGGGGAAGTGGCTAATCAGCTTGACGGCAATGCAAGTCAAATACGAAGCGCGACGTCGAAGTTTATTATTTAG
- a CDS encoding phosphate ABC transporter substrate-binding protein, with the protein MKLFKKLFIASVTVTTFSCFAEVSVIVNSSNGDTINQKLIKQIYLGKAKSFPSGNKITVLTLNDDAKGTDLFRQNALNKSNSQYKSYWAKRAFTGKGTPPKELSNANEMINAVKSDAGAIGFVDSSAVTGDVKVVATF; encoded by the coding sequence ATGAAACTATTTAAAAAATTATTTATAGCCAGCGTTACAGTTACAACTTTTAGTTGTTTTGCTGAAGTTTCAGTAATTGTTAATAGCAGTAATGGCGACACTATTAATCAAAAGTTGATTAAACAAATATATTTAGGCAAAGCGAAATCTTTTCCCAGTGGTAATAAAATTACGGTATTAACCTTAAATGACGATGCGAAAGGAACTGATTTATTTCGTCAAAATGCATTGAATAAATCGAATAGCCAGTATAAGTCTTATTGGGCTAAACGTGCTTTTACCGGGAAAGGAACACCTCCTAAAGAATTATCGAATGCCAATGAAATGATCAACGCAGTCAAATCTGATGCTGGTGCAATAGGGTTTGTGGACAGTAGCGCCGTCACTGGCGATGTGAAAGTCGTGGCGACATTTTAA
- a CDS encoding DMT family transporter — protein sequence MNLLSLLALAAGGAIAIQAAMNAKLGLLVKNVLLGSSIAFFIACLSSLLVIAFTASQLPRLDDIRAVPLYLWFTGGMLAAFGVGTFYYLIPKLGVGAMMSYALAGQIIMANIISHFGWFNLPQKTIDIKLSIGILLFIAGIILINGGFSHGNR from the coding sequence ATGAATCTATTATCATTATTGGCACTGGCTGCTGGCGGCGCTATTGCCATCCAGGCGGCAATGAATGCCAAACTTGGTTTACTGGTAAAAAATGTCCTCTTGGGCTCGAGTATCGCATTTTTTATTGCCTGCTTGTCTTCATTGTTAGTGATTGCTTTTACTGCCAGCCAGTTACCACGATTAGACGATATACGCGCCGTACCTCTGTATTTATGGTTTACTGGCGGTATGTTGGCAGCGTTTGGTGTTGGTACTTTTTATTACCTTATTCCAAAACTTGGCGTTGGCGCCATGATGTCTTATGCCCTGGCAGGACAAATCATCATGGCGAACATCATCAGTCACTTTGGTTGGTTTAACCTGCCACAAAAAACTATCGATATTAAGTTATCTATTGGCATTTTGTTATTCATCGCCGGCATTATATTAATTAACGGAGGGTTCTCTCATGGCAATCGTTAA
- a CDS encoding MBL fold metallo-hydrolase, with translation MFKKLLATLLCVVAATGPLSAGEMDDVKLLATKAGANVYMLTGAGGNIGLLVTEKGLLLVDDQFQPLAEKIEAAMQEINNNELKYVVNTHFHGDHTGSNSYFARQAPIFAHKNVRARLKAEEDSDIYRLPVVTYQEGATIYLDNEEVQLLHLPAGHTDGDTVVYFKQANVLHTGDLFFELGFPYIDLDSGGSVKGYLTNVKQLISQMPDDVVIIPGHGKLTNKAAYIAYAEMIEFSINRVTKALNEGKSQQDILALGIGEKYQDQAWAFISEERWLKTLVRDLK, from the coding sequence ATGTTTAAAAAGTTATTAGCCACCTTACTTTGCGTTGTGGCCGCTACCGGACCATTAAGTGCTGGGGAAATGGACGATGTTAAGTTACTGGCAACCAAAGCGGGCGCTAATGTTTATATGTTAACTGGCGCTGGTGGCAATATTGGTCTGCTGGTGACGGAAAAAGGATTATTATTGGTTGATGATCAGTTTCAGCCGCTTGCGGAGAAAATAGAAGCGGCAATGCAGGAGATTAACAATAACGAATTAAAATATGTGGTTAATACGCATTTTCATGGTGATCATACCGGCAGTAATAGTTACTTTGCTCGTCAGGCACCGATTTTTGCCCATAAGAATGTCAGGGCACGCTTAAAAGCCGAAGAAGATTCAGATATCTATCGTTTACCTGTCGTAACTTATCAGGAGGGCGCGACCATCTATCTGGATAATGAAGAAGTTCAGTTGCTTCATCTTCCTGCTGGTCATACCGATGGCGATACTGTGGTCTATTTTAAGCAGGCGAATGTGCTTCATACCGGCGATTTATTTTTTGAACTTGGTTTTCCCTATATCGATCTCGATAGTGGTGGTAGCGTGAAAGGTTATCTGACCAATGTTAAGCAGCTGATTAGTCAAATGCCGGACGATGTGGTGATTATTCCAGGCCACGGTAAACTCACCAATAAGGCCGCCTATATCGCATATGCTGAAATGATAGAATTTAGCATTAACCGAGTCACTAAGGCGTTAAATGAAGGAAAATCACAGCAGGATATTTTGGCACTTGGCATAGGGGAAAAATATCAAGATCAAGCATGGGCATTTATCAGTGAAGAGCGTTGGTTGAAAACTTTAGTTAGAGATTTGAAGTAG
- the dinB gene encoding DNA polymerase IV — MRKIIHIDMDCFYAAVEMRDNPAYREIPIAVGGNSARGVLCTCNYIAREYGVRSAMPNHQAKKLCPDLLIVNGRMAVYQQVSKQIRAIFQRYTSVIEPLSLDEAYLDVSDCQLHYGSATLIAQQIRADIYNELGLTASAGVAPNKFLAKIASDENKPNGQCVISPDQVSEFVADLSLRKIPGVGPKTAERLAQHGFLTCRDIRKSSIAKLQLVAGKQAVSLYHRSFGKDERPVETHRERKSLGVETTVVHNINTLEQVLAVADSLLEKLNNRYLACQDKGIVKQGVKLKFADFNQTTVEQQSGEIDASIFKALFAKAMLRADNREIRLVGVSLGFDSQQKVLVDSGQLTLPIT; from the coding sequence ATGCGCAAAATCATACATATCGATATGGACTGTTTTTATGCCGCGGTTGAAATGCGTGATAATCCGGCTTACCGTGAGATCCCTATAGCTGTTGGCGGTAACAGCGCCCGTGGTGTGCTCTGTACCTGTAATTATATTGCCAGAGAATATGGTGTGCGTTCTGCTATGCCAAATCATCAGGCAAAAAAACTATGCCCTGATTTATTGATAGTCAATGGCCGGATGGCGGTCTATCAGCAAGTATCCAAGCAGATCCGAGCAATTTTTCAACGTTATACCTCAGTGATAGAACCACTTAGTTTGGATGAAGCTTATTTAGATGTCAGTGATTGTCAACTGCACTACGGTAGTGCGACCTTAATTGCTCAGCAAATTCGAGCCGATATTTACAATGAATTAGGACTTACCGCTTCTGCAGGAGTTGCGCCGAATAAGTTTTTGGCAAAAATCGCCAGTGATGAAAATAAACCCAATGGCCAATGTGTGATCAGCCCTGATCAGGTATCGGAATTTGTTGCAGATTTATCGTTAAGAAAAATTCCTGGTGTTGGGCCAAAAACTGCCGAGCGCTTGGCTCAACATGGTTTTTTGACTTGCCGGGATATCAGGAAAAGTTCGATTGCCAAGTTGCAGTTGGTGGCCGGCAAGCAGGCGGTCAGCTTATATCATCGAAGCTTTGGCAAGGATGAACGTCCAGTGGAAACCCATAGAGAGCGTAAATCGCTCGGTGTGGAAACTACGGTTGTCCACAATATTAACACGCTTGAGCAGGTACTCGCGGTCGCAGATAGTTTGCTGGAGAAATTAAATAATCGTTATTTAGCCTGTCAAGATAAGGGCATTGTCAAACAAGGAGTGAAACTTAAATTTGCCGATTTTAATCAAACCACGGTTGAACAGCAAAGTGGTGAGATAGACGCCAGTATATTTAAGGCGTTATTTGCCAAGGCGATGTTAAGGGCTGATAATCGAGAAATTCGCTTGGTGGGGGTGTCACTAGGGTTTGACAGTCAGCAAAAAGTGTTAGTTGACAGTGGGCAACTAACCCTGCCAATTACATAA
- a CDS encoding NAD(P)H-dependent oxidoreductase: MNLLSALNWRYAVRKFSAQKVPQDKITTLMEATRLSASSYGLQPYKVLVIKSHSIRQQLLAHSFGQDKVVNCSHLIVIASQTNIGDHTVDSYLDRYLATTKQPAESITGYSNHMKSSLEKMTKQQQQEWAHQQSYIALGNLLTSAALLQIDSCPMTGFDRDGYDQVLNLKQQALTASIICALGYRDAQDLAASRTKVRLDYQEMVMEL; this comes from the coding sequence ATGAACTTACTTAGCGCTCTTAACTGGCGATACGCCGTGAGAAAATTTTCAGCACAAAAGGTTCCACAAGATAAAATCACCACGCTGATGGAAGCAACACGGTTAAGCGCCTCGTCATATGGCCTACAACCTTATAAAGTTTTAGTGATAAAATCTCACAGCATTCGCCAACAACTGCTCGCTCACTCTTTTGGCCAGGATAAAGTAGTAAACTGTTCTCATTTGATTGTGATTGCCAGCCAGACAAACATTGGCGACCACACTGTAGATAGTTATCTCGACAGATACCTGGCAACAACTAAGCAGCCAGCGGAGAGTATTACTGGTTATAGCAACCACATGAAAAGCTCGCTAGAAAAAATGACTAAGCAGCAACAACAGGAGTGGGCACACCAGCAAAGTTATATCGCTCTGGGTAATTTACTAACCTCAGCCGCACTGTTACAAATTGATAGCTGTCCTATGACCGGCTTTGATCGTGACGGTTATGACCAAGTGCTTAACCTCAAACAGCAAGCATTAACAGCATCGATCATTTGTGCCTTGGGTTATCGAGATGCTCAGGATTTAGCTGCGAGCAGAACCAAGGTCAGGTTAGATTATCAAGAAATGGTCATGGAGCTCTAA
- a CDS encoding porin, protein MSSMLACTGAYAEVNLSGFASINAGKVLSGDGVPQFDVPPTFLADYPIVSAYKEEWDFDPESLFGVQISADLSHGISATAQVVARGANEWDPEFEWAYISYELNDEFTIQAGKKRLPLFYYSDFYDVGYAYVWMRAPADNYTWQIFNYTGLNVLYSKDIGDWSVVANLYTGKEDDKDNKLLGDFFFGGSETREIWKDIFGGVINLSKDWFEARFTIMEYTNERYIDGERVMWDGKDHRDGTFYGGAFNFDLGDWFVLTEMSRLDLDDNYDTRMVTFGYRLNELTPFIAYSEFDQDEDGGEEHNTTSIGLRWDFHSSAVFKVQYDKIEDKSFDLAVAGDSRALSFGVDVVF, encoded by the coding sequence ATGTCGTCTATGCTAGCGTGTACTGGGGCGTATGCAGAAGTTAATCTATCGGGGTTTGCCAGTATTAATGCTGGTAAAGTATTGAGTGGGGATGGTGTCCCGCAATTTGATGTGCCACCTACTTTTCTGGCTGATTACCCAATAGTGTCGGCCTATAAGGAAGAATGGGATTTTGATCCTGAAAGTTTATTTGGTGTGCAAATTAGTGCTGATTTATCTCATGGGATATCTGCAACTGCTCAAGTAGTTGCTCGGGGCGCTAATGAGTGGGATCCTGAATTTGAGTGGGCTTATATTTCTTATGAACTCAATGATGAATTCACCATTCAGGCAGGTAAAAAGCGCTTGCCGCTATTTTATTATTCAGACTTTTATGATGTTGGCTATGCTTATGTATGGATGCGAGCACCGGCAGATAATTATACATGGCAGATCTTTAACTATACAGGCCTCAATGTACTGTATTCGAAAGATATTGGTGACTGGTCAGTTGTCGCTAATCTCTATACTGGTAAAGAAGATGACAAAGACAATAAGTTATTAGGTGACTTCTTCTTTGGGGGCTCTGAAACCCGAGAAATTTGGAAAGATATTTTCGGCGGTGTAATTAATCTAAGTAAAGACTGGTTCGAAGCTCGTTTTACTATTATGGAATACACTAACGAACGTTATATCGATGGTGAACGTGTGATGTGGGATGGCAAAGATCATCGCGACGGTACCTTTTACGGTGGTGCGTTTAACTTCGATTTAGGCGATTGGTTTGTATTAACAGAAATGAGTCGTCTAGATCTAGATGATAATTATGATACACGAATGGTTACCTTTGGTTATCGATTAAATGAGTTGACACCTTTTATTGCTTATTCTGAGTTTGATCAAGACGAAGATGGAGGTGAAGAACACAATACGACGTCTATAGGACTACGCTGGGACTTTCATAGCTCAGCCGTATTTAAGGTTCAGTATGACAAAATTGAAGATAAATCGTTTGATTTAGCCGTTGCTGGTGATAGCAGGGCATTATCTTTTGGTGTTGACGTTGTGTTTTAA
- the nqrF gene encoding NADH:ubiquinone reductase (Na(+)-transporting) subunit F produces the protein MEIILGVGMFTAIVIALVLVILFAKSKLVAEGDVTISINGDPEKAVTTTAGGKLLGALADQGIFVPSACGGGGTCGQCRVHVHSGGGDILPTEMGHITKREAKEGCRLSCQVAVKQDMDIELEDEIFGVQQWECEVISNDNKATFIKELKLKIPDGESVPFRAGGYIQIEAPAYHVKYSDFDIDEQYRGDWNHFGFFDVESKVDEPTLRAYSMANYPEEEGIIMLNVRIATPPPGKLHLPAGKMSSYIFSLKPGDKVTISGPFGEFFAKDTDAEMVFIGGGAGMAPMRSHIFDQLKRLNSKRKMSFWYGARSLREMFYEDDYNMLAAENDNFEWHVALSDPQPEDNWDGMTGFIHNVLYENYLKDHEAPEDCEYYMCGPPMMNAAVIHMLKELGVEDENILLDDFGG, from the coding sequence ATGGAAATTATTCTCGGCGTAGGCATGTTCACTGCAATCGTTATCGCTTTGGTTCTAGTGATCTTATTCGCTAAATCAAAGTTGGTTGCTGAAGGTGACGTGACTATTTCAATTAATGGTGACCCTGAAAAGGCAGTAACAACTACTGCAGGTGGTAAGCTATTAGGAGCCCTTGCAGATCAAGGTATTTTCGTACCTTCTGCCTGTGGTGGTGGTGGTACTTGTGGACAATGTCGTGTACACGTCCATTCTGGTGGCGGTGATATTTTGCCAACAGAAATGGGCCATATAACTAAACGCGAAGCGAAAGAAGGCTGTCGTTTATCCTGTCAGGTTGCTGTGAAGCAAGACATGGATATTGAATTAGAAGATGAGATCTTCGGTGTTCAGCAATGGGAATGTGAAGTTATCTCTAATGATAACAAAGCAACTTTCATTAAAGAATTGAAGTTGAAAATTCCTGATGGAGAGTCTGTACCGTTTAGAGCCGGTGGTTACATTCAAATTGAAGCCCCTGCCTATCACGTTAAGTATTCAGATTTTGATATCGATGAGCAATATCGTGGCGACTGGAACCATTTTGGTTTCTTTGATGTAGAGTCGAAAGTTGATGAGCCTACATTGCGTGCTTATTCAATGGCGAACTACCCGGAAGAAGAAGGCATCATTATGCTGAATGTTCGTATTGCGACACCACCACCAGGTAAATTACATTTACCTGCAGGTAAAATGTCGTCATACATCTTTAGCTTAAAACCAGGTGATAAAGTCACAATTTCTGGTCCATTTGGTGAATTCTTCGCTAAAGATACTGACGCTGAAATGGTATTTATCGGTGGTGGTGCTGGTATGGCGCCAATGCGTTCACATATCTTCGATCAACTTAAGCGTCTTAACTCTAAGCGTAAGATGTCATTCTGGTATGGTGCACGTTCACTTCGTGAAATGTTCTATGAAGATGATTACAATATGCTGGCGGCGGAAAATGATAACTTTGAGTGGCATGTTGCGTTATCTGATCCTCAACCTGAAGATAACTGGGACGGTATGACTGGCTTTATTCATAACGTACTTTATGAAAACTATTTGAAAGATCATGAAGCGCCAGAAGATTGTGAATACTATATGTGTGGGCCACCAATGATGAACGCTGCTGTAATTCATATGTTAAAAGAATTAGGCGTTGAAGACGAAAACATCTTGCTTGACGACTTCGGCGGATAA
- a CDS encoding Crp/Fnr family transcriptional regulator — protein sequence MKQDKLTIKEQQIYQTLRHSMESYAPLSDSTWQAFCAITQIKLLPKASVIVGLGDIPKSYYYIYRGLVRGYTSNEKGDQYNKNFFSEGMFPGTMTALLTNTPSRFALETIEETELVDINFKEFRQLLLEKDDLKLFQIHYLEQNWLLDKDQREIEIVQQDAAMRYHKFIKQHSELIDRIPQYHIAAHLGITPTQLSRIRKKCSIDQPM from the coding sequence ATGAAACAAGATAAACTGACAATAAAAGAACAACAGATATACCAAACACTTAGACATTCGATGGAAAGTTATGCGCCGCTGTCTGATAGCACCTGGCAGGCGTTTTGCGCAATCACCCAAATCAAGTTATTACCAAAAGCGAGTGTTATCGTAGGACTTGGCGACATTCCTAAGAGTTACTACTATATCTACCGAGGCCTAGTGCGTGGCTACACCAGCAATGAAAAAGGCGATCAGTACAATAAAAATTTTTTTAGTGAAGGTATGTTTCCAGGTACGATGACTGCGCTGTTAACTAATACACCATCAAGATTTGCTTTGGAAACCATTGAGGAAACAGAGTTAGTTGATATCAACTTCAAGGAATTTCGCCAGCTATTATTAGAAAAAGACGATTTAAAACTGTTTCAAATTCACTATTTAGAACAAAACTGGTTATTGGATAAAGATCAAAGAGAAATTGAAATCGTCCAACAAGACGCCGCTATGCGCTATCACAAGTTTATTAAACAACACTCAGAGCTAATCGATCGTATTCCTCAATACCATATTGCCGCTCACCTCGGGATCACCCCGACCCAATTAAGCCGCATCCGAAAAAAGTGTTCAATCGATCAACCTATGTAA
- the nqrM gene encoding (Na+)-NQR maturation NqrM — protein sequence MTIFFITFGFFLVVVVAMAVGYIFQQKTLAGSCGGLGSIGIEKACNCDNPCEKRKERERKAAQQQAIDIKNI from the coding sequence ATGACGATTTTTTTTATTACTTTCGGCTTTTTTCTCGTTGTTGTTGTCGCGATGGCTGTCGGTTATATTTTTCAGCAAAAAACCTTGGCAGGCAGTTGTGGTGGCTTAGGTAGTATTGGCATTGAAAAAGCCTGTAACTGTGATAACCCTTGTGAAAAGCGTAAAGAGCGTGAACGCAAGGCAGCACAGCAACAAGCGATTGATATTAAAAATATTTAA
- a CDS encoding GNAT family N-acetyltransferase, translating into MAIVKLNKEQINQANLANLIALWQCYGANQFNAVKQYQLTQNNDWPNRVWFDKAQDAAHYPSEPISHSQLSNLLSQLRPGSIFPTWPANIIKALDASAQATQQTINHYLSEHSKHWTLSFQQTAMYLPLSDNLQLPTSKKTLYITPISSDKDIKHWVTVGSKAFGYQINYQVIQQLSLNSDIQLLLAWQDQIPVACGLLYQTGKIVGIHQVGIVPEFQGQGLAKPLMIEMIKRGLDLGGDYAVLQASSAGKPLYQKLSFNEQFVIDNYQKL; encoded by the coding sequence ATGGCAATCGTTAAGTTAAACAAAGAACAGATTAATCAAGCTAATCTGGCAAACTTAATTGCGCTGTGGCAATGCTATGGCGCGAACCAATTCAATGCAGTTAAACAATACCAACTCACGCAAAACAACGACTGGCCAAACCGTGTTTGGTTTGATAAAGCACAGGATGCAGCTCATTACCCGTCGGAACCGATATCCCATAGTCAACTGAGCAATTTACTCAGCCAGCTGCGCCCTGGCAGCATATTTCCTACCTGGCCAGCCAATATCATAAAAGCGCTAGATGCCAGCGCTCAAGCAACACAGCAAACCATTAACCACTACCTTAGTGAACATAGCAAACACTGGACGCTAAGCTTTCAGCAAACCGCAATGTATCTGCCATTAAGCGATAACCTACAATTGCCTACCAGCAAGAAAACGCTATACATTACCCCCATATCGAGTGATAAAGATATCAAGCATTGGGTTACGGTTGGTAGCAAGGCATTTGGCTATCAAATCAATTATCAAGTGATCCAGCAGCTCAGCCTAAATTCAGATATTCAGTTATTGCTCGCCTGGCAAGATCAAATCCCAGTTGCCTGCGGTTTACTTTATCAAACCGGTAAGATTGTCGGTATTCATCAAGTTGGTATAGTGCCAGAATTTCAAGGACAAGGCTTAGCGAAACCATTGATGATAGAGATGATTAAACGTGGTCTTGATTTAGGGGGAGATTACGCAGTATTACAAGCATCTAGTGCTGGCAAACCGCTTTATCAAAAATTAAGCTTTAATGAGCAGTTTGTTATTGATAACTATCAAAAACTGTAA
- a CDS encoding FAD:protein FMN transferase, translating to MNTMKSIAYLFIALLLTGCFPSNDLEKREILLQGITMGTVAYHIKYVADPKGSVDIDKQSVDMHQGVEAILKQLNQDMSTWIPDSELSKFNSATTLEPVEISEGLRRVVAESIRLGHLSGGKLDVTVGPLVNLWGFGPESRPEKQPTDEEITQAKARVGIDHLTLVENKMSKAIPELYVDLSTIAKGYAVDLVAEYLEQQGFNDYLVEIGGELRAKGFKHTGELWVVAIEKPISEERAVQQYIVPKDNAVATSGDYRKYFEENGQRFSHIIDPHTGKPIDHKLVSATVIHPSSMTADGLSTALMLMGEQKALAFAEQNELAAYLIIKTDDGFIEQSTVKFMQYLK from the coding sequence ATGAATACTATGAAATCAATTGCATATTTATTTATCGCTTTGTTATTAACTGGGTGTTTTCCAAGTAATGATTTGGAAAAACGAGAGATATTGCTACAAGGCATTACTATGGGGACCGTTGCTTATCATATTAAATATGTCGCCGATCCTAAGGGGAGCGTTGATATTGATAAGCAAAGTGTCGATATGCATCAGGGGGTGGAAGCTATCTTAAAGCAACTGAATCAGGATATGTCGACCTGGATCCCTGATTCTGAATTGTCAAAGTTTAATAGTGCGACAACGTTAGAGCCGGTTGAGATTTCTGAAGGTTTACGCCGTGTGGTAGCTGAATCTATTCGTTTAGGCCATTTAAGTGGTGGTAAGCTAGATGTTACGGTTGGCCCTTTGGTAAATCTATGGGGCTTTGGTCCGGAAAGCCGTCCTGAAAAACAGCCGACGGATGAAGAAATTACCCAGGCGAAGGCACGTGTTGGTATTGACCATTTGACACTGGTTGAGAATAAAATGTCAAAAGCCATTCCAGAGCTTTACGTAGACTTATCTACCATTGCTAAAGGCTACGCAGTTGACTTAGTTGCGGAATATTTAGAGCAACAAGGCTTTAATGATTATTTAGTGGAAATAGGAGGTGAATTAAGGGCAAAAGGTTTTAAACATACCGGCGAATTATGGGTTGTTGCGATAGAAAAGCCAATTTCTGAAGAACGAGCTGTGCAGCAGTATATTGTGCCGAAAGATAACGCTGTGGCAACTTCTGGTGATTATCGTAAGTATTTTGAAGAAAATGGTCAGCGTTTTTCTCATATTATTGATCCACATACCGGTAAGCCAATTGACCATAAACTGGTTTCCGCCACTGTTATTCATCCGTCATCAATGACCGCCGATGGTTTATCGACAGCTTTGATGTTGATGGGAGAGCAAAAGGCACTAGCGTTTGCTGAGCAAAATGAGCTTGCAGCTTACTTGATCATCAAAACCGATGATGGCTTTATTGAGCAAAGTACAGTAAAATTCATGCAGTATCTCAAGTAG